The Candidatus Cloacimonadota bacterium DNA window CCGGAAAGGCAAAGCGGATGATGCTGATTCTGGTACTGGACTGGGCAAGCCGTTATCCGGTGGGAGCTTCACTTGCCTTTACAGAGGATAGTCAACATATCCTGGCCGCCTTCCGCAATGGCTTTCTTAATACGTCACAGTGGCAAGACAGAGATTGTATTACCAATATCAGTGGAGGAAACAATAATCCCTTAGCCTTCTTACCCCGATATGTCTATCTGGATAATGGCAGAGCCTTCAAGAGTAAGCTTTTTCATGACAAATGGGAAAACCATGATCTGGCAAAGGAATTGGGCGGTATCTTCCCCAAGCTGAATATCGAAGCCGTTTTTGCCGAAAGCTACAATGCCAAAGCAAAGGTGATCGAGCGGTTCTTCAAGACCTTCCAGGAGCAATTTGAACGCTTCGTCTCATCTTTCCGGGGTGCAGCAGTGGAGGATAAACCTGCCACTCTGATGCGTAACGAGAAATGGGCAAAGAAACTCTACAAAGCCGAGCCACCTACGATAGAAGAAGCCATGAGTATGATCGGTTTCTACATTAGACACATTTATGGTGAGACGCCGCATTGGGCTTTGGCTGGCAAGACACCCTGGGATGTATGCAGGACTGCTGAGATCGCTGGCGAACGGATCATTGATCCCTCTGAACTGAACTTCCTGATGCTCTCGGCAGAGAGAAAGGCAGTTCGCAATGAAGGCATCGTCTGGGGCAAGCTGCATTACTGGCATCCTGACCTGATTTATCATATCGGTAAGCCCATCATCTTTCGTTATGATCCGGCAGACATCAGATGGATACTGGTCTATGATACCAAGGACAAGTTCATCTGCCAGGCGGAACTGCGCCGGGCACAACATCCCTTTATCAAGCTGGCAGCCGATCAGCCCATTGCCAGGAAGGAACTGGACAAAGAATATCAACAGATAAAGAAGCTGCAAAGACAAACAGAACAGAGAACCAGAGCATTGGTAAAGAACACTCAGGAGGCGGTGGATAAGCTGCTCAGTCCCCATATCAAAACAATCACTCAAGCTGCCAATCCTACCTTCATCCAGACACCGATGCTTACAGCACCCCAAGCAGTTATTGATGAATCAGAGCAGTGCGACGGTATAAAGAGCTTTGCCGAAATGCTCAGGCTTGCAGGAATCAGATAGGAGACACAAGATGAAACAATCCAAACTGGTCAAGACCCGCAACGTAGTGGAGGCAGATGCCTGTATCTCCTTTCTGAAGAGCA harbors:
- a CDS encoding Mu transposase C-terminal domain-containing protein, producing GKAKRMMLILVLDWASRYPVGASLAFTEDSQHILAAFRNGFLNTSQWQDRDCITNISGGNNNPLAFLPRYVYLDNGRAFKSKLFHDKWENHDLAKELGGIFPKLNIEAVFAESYNAKAKVIERFFKTFQEQFERFVSSFRGAAVEDKPATLMRNEKWAKKLYKAEPPTIEEAMSMIGFYIRHIYGETPHWALAGKTPWDVCRTAEIAGERIIDPSELNFLMLSAERKAVRNEGIVWGKLHYWHPDLIYHIGKPIIFRYDPADIRWILVYDTKDKFICQAELRRAQHPFIKLAADQPIARKELDKEYQQIKKLQRQTEQRTRALVKNTQEAVDKLLSPHIKTITQAANPTFIQTPMLTAPQAVIDESEQCDGIKSFAEMLRLAGIR